In one Streptomyces venezuelae genomic region, the following are encoded:
- the glgC gene encoding glucose-1-phosphate adenylyltransferase has product MRGGPSVLGIVLAGGEGKRLMPLTADRAKPAVTFGGTYRLVDFVLSNLVNGDILRICVLTQYKSHSLDRHVSTTWRMSSLLGNYVTPVPAQQRLGPRWFSGSADAILQSLNLVHDEQPDYIAVFGADHVYRMDPRHMLKQHIENGAAVTVAGIRVPRADASSFGIITPARDGTKVARFLEKPTDPPGLPGSPNEVYASMGNYLFTTKTLVDALQQDAEDEHSAHDMGGSILPLLTERGMAQVYDFDGNHVPGETPRDHGYWRDVGTLDSYYEAHMDLISDHPVFNLDNRRWPIYTHSDGLPPAKFCAGGIAGESIVSPGCVIRGQVTRSVLSPGVTVEEGAVVQGSVLHDNVRIGRGAVVRGAVLDKNVDVPPGATIGVNPDRDEELYTVSKGGVIALGKGQIVPM; this is encoded by the coding sequence ATGCGCGGTGGACCTTCGGTGCTCGGAATCGTGCTCGCCGGCGGGGAGGGGAAGCGGCTCATGCCGCTCACCGCCGACCGGGCCAAACCAGCGGTCACGTTCGGCGGCACCTACCGCCTCGTCGACTTCGTGCTCTCCAACCTCGTCAACGGGGACATCCTGCGCATCTGCGTCCTGACGCAGTACAAGTCGCATTCGCTCGACCGGCACGTGTCGACGACCTGGCGCATGTCGAGCCTGCTCGGCAACTACGTGACCCCGGTGCCCGCGCAGCAGCGCCTGGGCCCCCGCTGGTTCTCCGGGAGCGCCGACGCCATCCTGCAGTCCCTCAACCTCGTCCACGACGAACAGCCCGACTACATAGCGGTGTTCGGGGCCGATCACGTCTACCGCATGGACCCGCGCCACATGCTGAAGCAGCACATCGAGAACGGCGCCGCCGTGACCGTCGCGGGGATCAGGGTGCCGCGCGCCGACGCGTCGTCGTTCGGCATCATCACGCCCGCGCGGGACGGCACGAAGGTGGCACGGTTCCTGGAGAAGCCCACCGACCCGCCCGGCTTACCCGGCTCCCCGAACGAGGTCTACGCCTCCATGGGCAACTACCTGTTCACCACCAAGACGCTCGTCGACGCCCTCCAGCAGGACGCCGAGGACGAGCACTCGGCGCACGACATGGGCGGCTCGATCCTGCCGCTGCTCACCGAGCGCGGCATGGCGCAGGTGTACGACTTCGACGGCAACCACGTCCCCGGCGAGACCCCGCGCGACCACGGCTACTGGCGCGATGTCGGCACCCTCGACTCGTACTACGAAGCCCACATGGACCTGATCTCCGACCACCCCGTCTTCAACCTGGACAACCGCCGCTGGCCCATCTACACCCACTCCGACGGCCTGCCGCCCGCCAAGTTCTGCGCGGGCGGCATCGCGGGCGAGTCCATCGTCAGCCCCGGCTGCGTCATCCGCGGCCAGGTCACCCGCTCCGTCCTCTCGCCCGGTGTGACCGTCGAGGAGGGCGCGGTCGTCCAGGGCTCCGTGCTGCACGACAACGTGCGGATCGGGCGCGGCGCGGTCGTGCGGGGCGCCGTCCTCGACAAGAACGTCGACGTGCCGCCGGGCGCGACGATCGGCGTCAACCCGGACCGCGACGAGGAGCTGTACACGGTGTCCAAGGGCGGCGTGATCGCCCTGGGCAAGGGCCAGATCGTACCGATGTGA
- a CDS encoding ABC transporter substrate-binding protein — translation MKPNTLLRRTSARTLVATGLAASLLFAAGCAKSEDDDSGGDSAASQDQADAGQEVASDGDDGGKTCAIDAYGGKKLDLKNATVGFSQSEKEANPFRIAETASIKAEAEKRGVKLLTANAQSQFSKQISDVQDLIAKGADLLVIAPLNSDGWEPVLRAAGAKHIPIVTIDRKINATACKDYVSFIGSDFVEQGKRAADRMIETTGGKGKIAILLGAAGNNVTTERTKGFQDRIKEKAPDLKVVFKQTGEFAREKGQQVTEQLIQSKPDITGIYAENDEMGLGAVNALKGAGKKAGDVKIVTIDGTKGAVRGIVDGWIDGVIESNPRFGPLAFKTLDTFTKGEKVSQDIVIKDSAYTKDNAKSDLNKAY, via the coding sequence ATGAAGCCGAACACCCTTCTCCGCCGTACCTCCGCGAGGACCCTCGTCGCCACCGGTCTCGCCGCGAGTCTCCTGTTCGCCGCCGGGTGCGCGAAGTCCGAGGACGACGACTCCGGCGGCGACAGCGCCGCGTCGCAGGACCAGGCCGACGCCGGACAGGAGGTCGCGTCGGACGGCGACGACGGCGGCAAGACCTGCGCGATCGACGCGTACGGCGGCAAGAAGCTCGACCTGAAGAACGCGACCGTCGGCTTCTCGCAGTCCGAGAAGGAGGCCAACCCGTTCCGCATCGCGGAGACGGCCTCCATCAAGGCGGAGGCCGAGAAGCGCGGCGTCAAGCTCCTCACCGCCAACGCCCAGTCGCAGTTCTCCAAGCAGATCAGCGACGTACAGGACCTCATCGCCAAGGGCGCCGACCTGCTCGTCATCGCACCGCTCAACTCCGACGGCTGGGAGCCGGTGCTGCGCGCCGCCGGGGCCAAGCACATCCCCATCGTCACCATCGACCGCAAGATCAACGCGACGGCCTGCAAGGACTACGTGAGCTTCATCGGCTCCGACTTCGTCGAACAGGGCAAACGTGCCGCGGACCGGATGATCGAGACGACCGGCGGCAAGGGGAAGATCGCGATCCTGCTCGGCGCCGCGGGCAACAACGTCACCACCGAGCGCACCAAGGGCTTCCAGGACCGGATCAAGGAGAAGGCCCCGGACCTCAAGGTCGTCTTCAAACAGACCGGCGAGTTCGCCCGCGAGAAGGGCCAGCAGGTCACCGAGCAGCTCATCCAGTCCAAGCCCGACATCACCGGGATCTACGCCGAGAACGACGAGATGGGCCTGGGCGCCGTGAACGCGCTCAAGGGCGCCGGCAAGAAGGCCGGCGACGTGAAGATCGTGACGATCGACGGGACCAAGGGCGCGGTGCGCGGCATCGTCGACGGCTGGATCGACGGCGTCATCGAGTCCAACCCCCGCTTCGGCCCGCTCGCCTTCAAGACGCTGGACACGTTCACCAAGGGCGAGAAGGTGTCCCAGGACATCGTCATCAAGGACAGCGCGTACACCAAGGACAACGCCAAGTCCGACCTGAACAAGGCGTACTGA
- a CDS encoding ABC transporter permease, which yields MTDLALGRPAADRDRLLRLLQNYGVYLGVAVLLLVNIAFTPHFLSGENFRTQAVQVAPVLVVALGMALAIGSEGVDLSVGSVMALSTSLVSLYLGYGMWVALVVALLGGMVVGLANGSLIAFIGVQPIVATLALMVAGRGLALVLLPQLKNVRDPTMASLGSGDLLGVPYLVLIATALALLVAFVVRRTTFGRQLLAIGDSRPAALLAGLPVRRVLIVVYVVCGALAALAGVLATARLSASDPTSLGNLMELSAITAVVVGGTPLSGGRVRIGGTVAGAVLIQLLTATLIKHDLPPSWTQIAQAVVIVLAVYAARERGKR from the coding sequence ATGACCGATCTCGCCCTCGGCCGCCCGGCCGCCGACCGCGACCGCCTCCTGCGCCTCCTCCAGAACTACGGCGTCTATCTGGGCGTCGCCGTCCTCCTCCTCGTCAACATCGCCTTCACCCCGCACTTCCTGTCCGGCGAGAACTTCCGGACCCAGGCCGTCCAGGTCGCCCCCGTCCTGGTCGTGGCGCTCGGCATGGCCCTGGCCATCGGCAGCGAGGGCGTCGACCTCTCCGTCGGCTCGGTGATGGCGCTCTCCACCTCCCTCGTCTCGCTCTACCTCGGGTACGGGATGTGGGTCGCCCTCGTCGTCGCGCTGCTCGGCGGCATGGTGGTGGGCCTCGCCAACGGGTCGCTCATCGCGTTCATCGGGGTGCAGCCCATCGTGGCGACGCTCGCCCTGATGGTCGCGGGCCGCGGCCTCGCCCTGGTCCTCCTCCCCCAGCTCAAGAACGTGCGAGACCCGACGATGGCGTCGCTCGGCTCGGGTGACCTGCTCGGCGTCCCGTACCTGGTGCTCATCGCGACGGCCCTGGCCCTGCTGGTCGCCTTCGTGGTGCGGCGCACCACGTTCGGCCGGCAGCTCCTCGCCATCGGCGACAGCCGCCCCGCCGCGCTCCTCGCGGGCCTGCCCGTACGCCGCGTCCTCATCGTCGTGTACGTCGTCTGCGGCGCCCTCGCCGCGCTCGCCGGGGTCCTCGCGACCGCGCGCCTGAGCGCGAGCGACCCGACGTCGCTCGGCAACCTGATGGAACTCTCCGCGATCACCGCGGTGGTGGTCGGCGGCACCCCGCTGAGCGGCGGACGCGTCCGCATCGGCGGCACCGTGGCCGGCGCGGTCCTCATCCAGCTGCTCACGGCCACGCTCATCAAGCACGACCTGCCGCCGTCGTGGACGCAGATCGCCCAGGCCGTGGTGATCGTCCTCGCGGTCTACGCGGCACGCGAGAGGGGCAAGCGATGA
- a CDS encoding ABC transporter permease, which translates to MTIDTKSPADPVDHTAQQEQVAGPSRSERLSALAQQHGALVTLIVAVVAASVGFDTFMTADNMENMAVSSAFLAVVALGMTFVIVTGGIDLSVGSLFALGGVLAAWGSQYGTAVALLLPLAVCGLIGLVNGLLIARARLAPFIVTLAAMLAARGILLSVTDEGSKTYLVDKDSFFATLGQGKVLGVGAPVWITVALFVAGAVVLRRTRFGQYVYAVGGNEDAAALMGAPVARTKIAVYTVSGLCAGLAGALNAAWLVSGVTILGSGMELEAISAVVIGGTLLTGGFGFISGSLVGVLLLKVIQNVINQIGSLDSAYQQVVSGAFLAVVVIAQTWLGRRRRVL; encoded by the coding sequence ATGACCATCGACACGAAGAGTCCGGCGGACCCCGTGGACCACACCGCCCAGCAGGAACAGGTCGCGGGCCCCTCCCGCTCGGAGCGGCTGAGCGCCCTGGCGCAGCAGCACGGCGCGCTCGTCACCCTGATCGTCGCGGTGGTGGCGGCGTCGGTCGGCTTCGACACGTTCATGACGGCCGACAATATGGAGAACATGGCGGTGTCCTCCGCGTTCCTCGCGGTGGTCGCGCTCGGCATGACGTTCGTCATCGTCACCGGCGGCATCGACCTGTCGGTCGGCTCGCTGTTCGCCCTCGGCGGTGTGCTCGCCGCCTGGGGCTCGCAGTACGGGACGGCCGTCGCGCTGCTCCTGCCCCTCGCGGTCTGCGGCCTGATCGGTCTCGTCAACGGCCTGCTGATCGCCCGTGCGCGGCTCGCGCCGTTCATCGTGACGCTCGCGGCGATGCTGGCGGCCCGCGGCATCCTCCTGTCGGTCACGGACGAGGGTTCGAAGACGTACCTCGTCGACAAGGACTCCTTCTTCGCGACGCTCGGGCAGGGCAAGGTGCTCGGCGTCGGCGCCCCGGTGTGGATCACGGTCGCGCTGTTCGTGGCGGGCGCGGTCGTGCTGCGTCGCACCCGGTTCGGCCAGTACGTGTACGCGGTCGGCGGGAACGAGGACGCGGCGGCGCTGATGGGCGCCCCCGTGGCCCGTACGAAGATCGCCGTGTACACGGTGTCGGGGCTCTGCGCGGGGCTCGCGGGAGCCCTCAACGCGGCGTGGCTGGTCTCCGGGGTGACGATCCTCGGCTCCGGCATGGAGCTGGAGGCGATCTCCGCGGTCGTCATCGGCGGCACGCTGCTCACCGGCGGCTTCGGGTTCATCAGCGGCTCGCTGGTGGGCGTGCTGCTCCTCAAGGTCATCCAGAACGTCATCAACCAGATCGGTTCGCTCGACTCGGCCTACCAGCAGGTGGTCAGCGGCGCCTTCCTGGCGGTCGTGGTGATCGCGCAGACGTGGCTGGGGCGCAGGCGCCGGGTGCTGTGA
- the glgA gene encoding glycogen synthase, translated as MKVGLLTREYPPDVYGGAGVHVEFLARELRSLTDLDVHCWGEGASNGLMRHQAWPALDGANDALRTFSVDLSMAASLAGRELLHSHTWYASLAGHVGKLLHDVPHVMTSHSLEPLRPWKAEQLGGGYALSSWAERTAAEAADAVIAVSGAMREDILACYPAIDPAKVHLVHNGIDAELYRPDPGTDVLERLGIDLDRPYVLFVGRITRQKGVPHLLRAAKELDRDVQLVLCAGAPDTPEIDREFRTLFEELSRNRAGVQWIPEMLPRPQIIQLLTHAAVFVCPSVYEPLGIVNLEAMACGTAVVASRVGGIPEVVSDGTTGLLVPYRESEPADFEHDLGLLMNRLATDPERSGAMGRAGRHRVLREFGWDVVARRTVEVYEEILHADR; from the coding sequence GTGAAGGTGGGGCTGCTCACCCGGGAGTATCCACCGGACGTCTACGGCGGGGCGGGCGTCCATGTCGAGTTCCTCGCACGGGAGTTGCGCTCCCTCACCGACCTCGACGTGCACTGTTGGGGGGAGGGTGCATCCAACGGGCTGATGCGGCACCAGGCGTGGCCCGCGCTCGACGGCGCGAACGACGCGCTGCGCACCTTCTCCGTCGACCTTTCCATGGCGGCATCGCTGGCCGGGCGTGAACTGCTCCACTCCCACACCTGGTACGCGAGCCTCGCAGGACACGTCGGCAAGCTGCTGCACGACGTCCCGCACGTGATGACCTCGCACTCCCTGGAGCCGCTGCGCCCCTGGAAGGCCGAGCAGTTGGGCGGCGGATACGCCCTGTCCAGCTGGGCGGAGCGCACCGCGGCCGAGGCCGCCGACGCCGTCATCGCGGTGTCCGGCGCGATGCGCGAGGACATCCTCGCCTGCTATCCGGCGATCGATCCGGCCAAGGTCCACCTCGTGCACAACGGCATCGACGCCGAGCTCTACCGGCCCGATCCCGGCACCGACGTCCTGGAACGCCTCGGCATCGACCTCGACCGGCCCTACGTCCTGTTCGTCGGCCGCATCACCCGGCAGAAGGGCGTTCCCCACCTGCTGCGCGCGGCGAAGGAGTTGGACCGGGACGTGCAGCTCGTGCTGTGCGCCGGAGCCCCGGACACCCCCGAGATCGACCGCGAGTTCCGCACGCTCTTCGAGGAGCTGAGCCGGAACCGGGCCGGCGTCCAGTGGATCCCCGAGATGCTGCCGCGCCCGCAGATCATCCAACTCCTCACACACGCGGCGGTGTTCGTCTGCCCTTCGGTGTACGAGCCGTTGGGCATCGTCAACCTGGAGGCGATGGCGTGCGGCACCGCCGTCGTCGCCTCACGGGTCGGCGGCATCCCGGAAGTCGTGAGCGACGGCACGACGGGGCTGCTCGTGCCCTACCGGGAGAGCGAACCCGCCGACTTCGAGCACGACCTCGGGCTGCTCATGAACCGCCTCGCCACCGACCCGGAGCGGTCCGGCGCGATGGGCAGGGCCGGGCGCCACCGCGTGCTCAGGGAGTTCGGCTGGGACGTGGTCGCCCGGCGCACGGTCGAGGTGTACGAGGAGATCCTGCACGCCGACAGATAG
- a CDS encoding IucA/IucC family C-terminal-domain containing protein gives MTTLIDLAELGSVGGFFALREGSPPGGARPLVDVYAERPAAPESGDPIGFRVRKVAGRLGAPEDRIAVSVAQLGLAARLWSVALGSAALHGRVPDLDPALLHWDADGTSPDDLWLTDVRPLRGDAATVRDVVQHGHLEPLSAALRARYRISAGLLWGNAGSALAGAARELHGWARRSGRPEVGERALALADDLFDHPDLRGTGTLRGTAFRRRSCCLYYRCPSGGLCGDCCFERPPQRSSPGAASG, from the coding sequence GTGACCACCCTCATCGACCTGGCAGAACTCGGCTCCGTCGGCGGATTCTTCGCCCTGCGCGAAGGATCGCCGCCCGGCGGGGCACGACCGCTCGTGGATGTGTACGCGGAGAGGCCCGCGGCACCGGAATCCGGCGATCCGATCGGTTTCCGCGTCCGCAAGGTGGCGGGCCGGCTCGGCGCCCCCGAAGACCGCATCGCGGTGTCCGTGGCCCAGCTGGGGCTCGCCGCCCGGCTCTGGTCGGTGGCGCTGGGCTCCGCCGCGCTCCACGGGCGGGTGCCGGACCTCGACCCCGCGCTGCTGCACTGGGACGCGGACGGCACCTCGCCCGACGACCTGTGGCTGACCGACGTACGCCCGCTGCGGGGCGACGCCGCGACCGTGCGGGACGTCGTGCAGCACGGCCATCTGGAGCCGCTGTCCGCCGCGTTGCGCGCCCGGTACCGGATCTCCGCCGGACTGTTGTGGGGCAACGCGGGCTCCGCGCTCGCGGGGGCGGCGCGCGAACTGCACGGCTGGGCCCGGCGGTCGGGGCGCCCGGAGGTCGGGGAGCGGGCGCTGGCGTTGGCCGATGACCTCTTCGACCATCCCGACCTGCGCGGCACCGGCACCCTGCGGGGCACCGCCTTCCGGCGCCGCAGCTGCTGCCTCTACTACCGGTGCCCCAGCGGCGGGCTGTGCGGGGACTGCTGCTTCGAACGGCCGCCGCAGCGGTCTTCCCCCGGGGCCGCGTCTGGGTGA
- a CDS encoding sugar ABC transporter ATP-binding protein: MLSVTGLSKTFPGVRALDGVDFTARAGEVHALIGENGAGKSTLIKVLTGVYAPDAGEVTYDGSPVRFTTPLEAQHAGISTIYQEVNLVPLMSVARNLFLGREPRGRLGLIDFKRMHREAEEALRGLGVRVDVRRPLRELGLGAQQMVALARAVSVDARVVVMDEPTSSLEPREVRTLFGVIRMLRERGIAVIYVSHRLDELYEVCDAVTVLRDGKVVHTGALADLDRLRLVALMLGREIQDVQEEGLTQFTGAHEATTEPVLRAEELTARHRLRGVSVTIRPGEVVGLGGLLGSGRSETAKAIAGALPTDSGTVAIGGTRIRTGSTPAAIRAGISLLPEDRKAEGIVPGLSVRDNIALAALPRLSRLGLVDERGIDAVVDTFIDRLRIKASSPHQKVGELSGGNQQKVLLARWLAMHPKVLLLDEPTRGIDIGAKAEVQALVDELASDGLGVLLISSDMEELIEGSDRVLVLKDGTAVAELTGTAVTEENLLRAMATDPAKSDA, from the coding sequence GTGTTGTCGGTGACCGGCCTGTCCAAGACCTTCCCTGGCGTGCGCGCCCTGGACGGCGTCGACTTCACCGCACGCGCGGGCGAGGTGCACGCGCTGATCGGCGAGAACGGCGCGGGCAAGTCCACGCTCATCAAGGTCCTGACGGGCGTGTACGCGCCGGACGCGGGCGAGGTGACGTACGACGGAAGCCCGGTGCGCTTCACCACGCCGCTCGAAGCGCAGCATGCGGGCATCTCCACCATCTACCAGGAGGTCAACCTCGTCCCCCTGATGAGCGTGGCCCGCAACCTGTTCCTCGGGCGCGAGCCCCGCGGCCGCCTCGGCCTCATCGACTTCAAGCGGATGCACCGCGAGGCCGAGGAGGCGCTGCGCGGCCTCGGCGTCCGCGTCGACGTGCGGCGCCCGCTGCGCGAACTCGGCCTCGGCGCCCAGCAGATGGTGGCGCTGGCCCGCGCGGTCTCCGTCGACGCGCGCGTCGTGGTGATGGACGAGCCGACGTCGTCCCTCGAACCGCGCGAGGTGCGGACCCTGTTCGGCGTGATCCGCATGCTGCGGGAGCGCGGCATCGCGGTGATCTACGTCAGCCACCGCCTCGACGAGCTGTACGAGGTGTGCGACGCGGTCACCGTGCTGCGCGACGGCAAGGTGGTGCACACCGGCGCGCTCGCCGATCTCGATCGGCTGCGGCTCGTCGCGCTGATGCTGGGCCGCGAGATCCAGGACGTGCAGGAAGAGGGCCTCACCCAGTTCACGGGCGCGCACGAGGCGACGACCGAACCCGTGCTCCGCGCCGAGGAGTTGACCGCCCGGCACCGACTGCGCGGAGTGTCGGTCACCATCCGCCCCGGGGAGGTGGTGGGCCTCGGCGGGCTGCTCGGCTCGGGCCGCAGCGAGACGGCGAAAGCCATCGCCGGCGCCCTGCCGACGGACTCCGGAACGGTCGCGATCGGCGGCACCCGCATCCGTACGGGCTCCACGCCCGCCGCCATCCGCGCCGGCATCAGCCTGCTCCCCGAGGACCGCAAGGCGGAGGGCATCGTCCCCGGCCTCTCGGTCCGCGACAACATCGCCCTGGCCGCGCTCCCCCGCCTTTCCCGGCTCGGCCTGGTCGACGAACGCGGCATCGACGCCGTCGTCGACACCTTCATCGACCGCCTGCGCATCAAGGCGTCGAGCCCGCACCAGAAGGTCGGCGAGCTCTCCGGCGGCAACCAGCAGAAGGTGCTGCTCGCCCGCTGGCTCGCGATGCACCCCAAGGTCCTGCTCCTCGACGAGCCCACGCGCGGCATCGACATCGGAGCCAAGGCCGAAGTCCAGGCGCTCGTCGACGAGTTGGCTTCGGACGGCCTCGGCGTGCTCCTGATCTCCTCGGACATGGAGGAGCTCATCGAGGGCTCCGACCGGGTCCTCGTCCTCAAGGACGGCACGGCCGTCGCGGAACTCACCGGCACCGCCGTGACCGAGGAGAACCTGCTGCGCGCCATGGCGACGGACCCCGCGAAGTCGGACGCATGA
- a CDS encoding DMT family transporter gives MSALALSVLLSLVSAVAYAGGAILQERVAATTPGQRYAPLRRGAWWVAIALNGLGALLHVVALAYGPLSVVQPLGALTIVFALPMAAVFVRRRAGATAWRGALMATVGLAGLLSLTSSSDSQTLADPERVVLALVTGGGVLGLMVAAHAAHRHPVMRSVLLACAAGGAFGIASVFTKTVAVDLDQNVAVVEQLPSLAVIAVLAAAGVLLSQASYRGAGLAAPLSTVTVVNPVVAAAVGLTLFGESFRHGATGTVLALGSGVVAACGLILLTTERIARETSTVTVAQGGPSPAAEAAGTSAGASSAEEEPSRKESEPRSAPGGGLPAVPSQQPVVAHRRTRPRHHPGRHERMVS, from the coding sequence ATGAGTGCTTTGGCACTGTCCGTGCTGCTCTCCCTCGTCTCAGCCGTCGCGTACGCCGGCGGGGCGATCCTGCAGGAGCGCGTGGCGGCAACGACCCCCGGGCAGCGGTACGCACCGCTGCGCCGCGGAGCCTGGTGGGTCGCGATCGCCCTCAACGGCCTCGGCGCCCTCCTGCACGTGGTGGCGCTGGCCTACGGCCCGCTGAGCGTGGTCCAGCCGCTGGGCGCGCTGACCATCGTCTTCGCGCTGCCCATGGCCGCCGTGTTCGTACGCCGCAGGGCCGGGGCCACCGCCTGGCGGGGCGCGCTCATGGCGACGGTGGGACTCGCCGGGCTCCTCTCGCTCACCTCGTCGTCCGACTCCCAGACCCTGGCCGACCCGGAGCGCGTCGTGCTCGCCCTGGTCACGGGCGGCGGTGTGCTCGGCCTGATGGTGGCGGCGCACGCGGCGCACCGGCATCCGGTGATGCGCAGCGTGCTGCTCGCCTGCGCGGCGGGCGGCGCGTTCGGCATCGCGTCCGTCTTCACGAAGACGGTGGCGGTCGACCTGGACCAGAACGTCGCGGTGGTCGAGCAGCTGCCGAGCCTCGCCGTGATCGCCGTGCTCGCGGCGGCAGGCGTGCTGCTCTCGCAGGCGTCGTACCGCGGCGCGGGCCTTGCCGCGCCGCTGTCGACGGTGACCGTGGTGAACCCGGTCGTCGCGGCGGCGGTCGGTCTGACCCTGTTCGGAGAATCCTTCCGGCACGGCGCCACGGGCACGGTTCTGGCGCTCGGCAGCGGGGTCGTGGCCGCGTGCGGCCTGATCCTCCTCACGACGGAGCGGATCGCCCGGGAGACGTCGACGGTGACGGTGGCGCAGGGCGGCCCTTCGCCCGCCGCCGAAGCGGCGGGCACCTCGGCGGGTGCCTCCTCAGCGGAGGAGGAGCCGTCGCGGAAGGAGTCAGAGCCGCGTTCCGCACCGGGCGGCGGGCTGCCCGCGGTGCCCTCTCAGCAGCCGGTGGTGGCGCACCGCAGGACGCGGCCGCGGCACCACCCGGGGCGGCACGAGCGCATGGTGTCCTGA
- a CDS encoding LacI family DNA-binding transcriptional regulator, with amino-acid sequence MRVSLKDVAERAGVSIKTVSNVVNKYQHVTPAMRARVQEAIDELGYRPNLTARHLRKGRTGIIALAVPELGNPYFAELAGAVIDAAAEHDFTVLLDHTRGEREQEVLVSQGFRARVIDGLILSPLELEAEDLRAREDDVPLVLLGERSYDLDYDHIAIDNIAASRTAVRHLIGRGRTSIAYLGARTDSANRPAHLRLQGWREELTAAGIAAPESLVGPVGGWDRWDGAKAMARMLDAGVRPDAVFAYNDLVAIGAMRVLHERGLRVPWDVAVVGFDDIAEGQFGAVTLTTVAPDKQAIARLAVESLLTKLAHPERTGGRELVADFRLVERESTLGRR; translated from the coding sequence GTGCGGGTTAGCCTCAAGGACGTCGCGGAGCGCGCGGGCGTCTCGATCAAGACCGTCTCGAACGTGGTGAACAAGTATCAGCACGTCACCCCGGCGATGCGGGCCCGCGTCCAGGAAGCCATCGACGAGCTCGGCTACCGCCCCAACTTGACGGCACGTCACCTGCGCAAGGGCCGGACCGGGATCATCGCGCTCGCCGTCCCCGAACTCGGCAACCCGTACTTCGCCGAGCTCGCCGGCGCCGTCATCGACGCGGCGGCCGAGCACGACTTCACGGTGCTCCTCGACCACACCCGCGGCGAGCGCGAGCAGGAGGTCCTGGTCAGCCAGGGCTTCCGGGCCCGGGTCATCGACGGTCTGATCCTCAGCCCGCTGGAGCTGGAGGCGGAGGACCTGCGGGCCCGCGAGGACGACGTGCCGCTGGTGCTGCTCGGCGAGCGGAGCTACGACCTGGACTACGACCACATCGCGATCGACAACATCGCCGCGAGCCGCACCGCGGTGCGCCACCTCATCGGCCGCGGCCGCACCTCCATCGCCTACCTCGGCGCCCGCACGGACTCCGCGAACCGCCCCGCCCACCTGCGACTCCAGGGCTGGCGCGAGGAGTTGACGGCGGCCGGGATCGCCGCACCGGAGAGCTTGGTGGGGCCGGTCGGCGGCTGGGACCGGTGGGACGGGGCGAAGGCCATGGCGCGGATGCTGGACGCGGGGGTGCGGCCCGACGCGGTGTTCGCGTACAACGACCTGGTGGCGATCGGCGCGATGCGGGTCCTGCACGAGCGGGGCCTGCGGGTGCCGTGGGATGTGGCGGTGGTGGGTTTCGACGACATAGCGGAAGGGCAGTTCGGAGCCGTGACGCTGACCACGGTGGCGCCGGACAAGCAGGCCATCGCGCGCCTCGCCGTCGAGTCGCTGCTGACCAAACTGGCCCATCCGGAACGGACCGGCGGACGTGAACTCGTCGCCGACTTCCGGCTGGTGGAACGGGAGAGCACACTGGGCCGGCGCTGA